One part of the Desulfonema ishimotonii genome encodes these proteins:
- a CDS encoding phosphotransferase enzyme family protein — protein sequence MSHHSYEELAAVMGHWGEKPRRIRPDIELAGSPERTAFRVVMETDAGRLLVLEEIPPGRHDHKRTISRTLELLHRRKLPGICPSLRSKTGEYIVSRGERYWQLVPFIPGHALSRPAWAFEGWRGRALGGFLIGLRKTSRNIPFFRPAHPFSIRIYIEDFMKRLKQHNPEQLPETEPVLRFLEKGFMAAHDSLPVAFCHGDVHPLNVIWGKRGIRAVIDWEFLGYKPEMYDIANLIGCIGMEDPDALFGELVASLFATLSAGGLITGPVRTWLVEFIVALRFAWLAEWLRKRDHEMIALETVYMNLLTRHAGMLRAEWGLSDESPAGG from the coding sequence ATGTCGCACCATTCATATGAGGAGCTCGCCGCTGTCATGGGTCACTGGGGCGAAAAACCGCGCCGGATAAGACCGGATATCGAACTGGCCGGAAGCCCGGAGCGAACCGCCTTTCGTGTGGTGATGGAGACCGACGCGGGCCGGCTTCTGGTGCTGGAAGAGATTCCGCCGGGCCGCCATGACCATAAACGGACCATCAGCCGGACGCTTGAGCTGCTGCACCGCAGGAAGCTGCCGGGCATCTGCCCCTCTCTCCGCAGCAAAACCGGGGAATATATCGTCTCACGGGGAGAACGGTACTGGCAGCTTGTTCCCTTTATTCCGGGCCATGCGCTCAGCCGACCGGCCTGGGCCTTTGAGGGCTGGCGGGGGCGGGCACTGGGCGGGTTTCTGATCGGGCTGCGGAAAACGTCGCGGAATATTCCCTTTTTCAGACCGGCGCACCCCTTTTCCATCAGGATCTATATCGAAGATTTTATGAAACGGCTGAAGCAGCACAACCCTGAGCAGCTCCCCGAAACGGAGCCGGTCCTTCGTTTTCTGGAAAAAGGCTTTATGGCGGCCCATGACAGCCTGCCGGTCGCCTTCTGTCACGGCGACGTCCACCCGCTCAACGTCATCTGGGGAAAGCGCGGCATTCGCGCGGTGATCGACTGGGAATTCCTGGGATACAAGCCTGAGATGTATGACATCGCCAACCTGATCGGCTGCATCGGCATGGAGGATCCGGACGCCCTGTTCGGGGAACTGGTGGCGTCTCTGTTTGCCACACTCTCCGCAGGCGGCCTGATCACCGGTCCGGTGCGGACATGGCTGGTTGAATTCATTGTTGCCCTCCGGTTCGCATGGCTGGCAGAATGGCTCCGAAAGCGGGATCACGAGATGATCGCACTGGAAACCGTTTATATGAATCTGCTGACCCGTCATGCCGGGATGCTCCGGGCAGAATGGGGGCTGTCAGATGAAAGCCCGGCTGGGGGATGA
- a CDS encoding ORF6N domain-containing protein: MNHQAIEISGTEIPVIEYRNERVITFKNIDRVHRRPEGTAGRNFRKNRQYFSEDKHYFEVCPDDIRRDIWISFGFNKKAPKGYLITERGYLLLVKSFTDNLAWEIQERLIDGYFRAKAYEQTRSEFSESSSGLSGELFDRSVDRFEKALKAVTLMGISGRQEALLTANRITRETTGVDLADIIRPELKKSAPLRTESLPRIPSVTESELIRFAELWYAEYGSRSVLTRQLCELTEGTDIQIPPGRCETRFQKIKFGKMLSKLDGYQVGHYRITGAGKKRNLRLWRLKLADEK; this comes from the coding sequence ATGAATCATCAGGCCATAGAAATTTCCGGCACAGAGATTCCCGTCATCGAATATAGGAATGAGCGGGTGATTACGTTCAAAAATATTGACCGGGTGCATCGGCGGCCCGAAGGGACGGCAGGTCGGAATTTCAGAAAAAACCGCCAATATTTTTCTGAAGACAAACACTACTTTGAAGTATGTCCCGACGATATTCGTCGGGACATCTGGATTTCTTTTGGATTCAACAAGAAAGCTCCGAAGGGCTACCTCATCACCGAGCGCGGCTATCTGCTTCTGGTCAAATCCTTTACGGATAATCTTGCGTGGGAAATTCAGGAGCGCCTCATTGACGGATATTTCCGTGCAAAAGCATACGAACAAACCCGGTCCGAATTTTCGGAATCGTCATCCGGCCTGAGCGGAGAGCTGTTTGACCGCAGTGTGGACCGGTTTGAAAAGGCGCTGAAAGCGGTGACGCTCATGGGAATCAGCGGCAGACAGGAGGCCCTGCTCACAGCCAACCGCATCACCAGGGAGACCACCGGCGTTGATCTGGCTGACATCATCCGGCCGGAGCTGAAGAAAAGCGCCCCTCTCAGAACCGAAAGCCTCCCGCGCATCCCGTCCGTCACCGAATCCGAGCTGATCAGGTTTGCCGAACTGTGGTATGCCGAATACGGCAGCCGCTCGGTGCTGACACGCCAGCTGTGCGAACTGACCGAAGGTACGGATATTCAGATTCCCCCGGGCCGCTGTGAAACGCGCTTTCAAAAGATAAAATTCGGCAAAATGCTTTCAAAATTGGACGGATATCAGGTCGGCCATTACCGCATCACCGGAGCGGGCAAAAAAAGGAATCTGAGGCTCTGGCGGCTTAAGCTGGCGGATGAGAAATAG
- a CDS encoding LEA type 2 family protein — MLSRLRRIVCLFTVLLALSGCAAPGKRLEPPRISLVHIAVQESSVFETILNVELRVFNTNETALEMKGLDCKLELNGKDFAQGVAAQQTTIPAYGTAKVPLTLYSSLIDMVRGVLEMGRQEKLKYKISGKLRVEGGFMLPSAIPFSSKGEIALDQLDRM; from the coding sequence ATGTTATCCCGCCTCAGACGGATTGTATGCCTGTTCACCGTGCTGCTGGCGCTTTCCGGGTGCGCCGCGCCCGGAAAGCGCCTGGAGCCGCCCCGCATATCGCTGGTGCATATCGCGGTTCAGGAGTCATCGGTATTTGAAACCATCCTGAACGTCGAACTTCGCGTCTTCAACACCAATGAGACCGCCCTGGAGATGAAGGGGCTGGACTGTAAGCTGGAACTGAACGGAAAGGACTTTGCCCAGGGCGTGGCCGCGCAGCAGACGACGATCCCGGCCTATGGCACGGCCAAAGTGCCGCTCACCCTCTACTCGTCGCTCATCGACATGGTGCGGGGCGTTCTGGAGATGGGCAGACAGGAAAAACTGAAGTATAAAATTTCCGGCAAACTCCGGGTGGAGGGCGGATTTATGCTCCCCTCGGCCATCCCCTTTTCATCCAAAGGCGAGATCGCGCTGGATCAGCTGGATCGCATGTAG
- a CDS encoding RHS repeat-associated core domain-containing protein: MTYGYDPATGRLGSLSWAAGGETGTAGYAYEPKSDLLKTVTSGGLVTEYGYETHRNLKTQVRNTWAPPPANETVLSQYDYRYDELGRRESVENSGAAFAETRHNIYTYNDRNELTGSVRKEGTVAAPAATVDAEGRLYEYDPIGNRINSAGGTDPQVTYARNAVNQYTALTGGVSASPAYDDDGNMTGYDGATYTWNAENRLIAAETADKRITFLYDYMGRRVRKQVYSGTPGSWNAVPDETRMFVYDGWNLIRETVSAGASDGDTYYVWGLDLSQSTQGAGGIGGLLCSVSGGEVRQYTYDANGNVGQLVNEDGGIVARYEYDPFGNLTAGYGEAAVGNAFRFSTKYFDGETGLVYYGFRYYSNELGRWISRDPLYTNQAFGDIIEYKEIFGLESNTYCFSENNGLNYTDYLGMYTINEALALEFPQERVLIYPDFGDSSFRAKQLRKLWLKKYNVTLKKVFEIWFEWEKRREKWWINLPPCPRNLCLNDDKASCPNNPDKEKWYDPKKPGYAELYLHPDISWSMRSKPDAMGHTNQCTYDQNGKLFLTPPQSGTVDWFRSGTWTHYYHDVEPIYLANSLDGGREMSLRATSPKILSKPGPNMLKYYEVRPLHAESE, from the coding sequence GTGACCTACGGGTATGATCCGGCCACGGGCCGGCTCGGCTCCCTGAGCTGGGCCGCGGGCGGAGAAACCGGCACGGCAGGCTATGCCTATGAGCCGAAGTCCGATCTGCTGAAAACCGTCACGTCCGGCGGTCTGGTGACAGAATACGGCTATGAGACGCACCGGAACCTGAAGACACAGGTAAGGAACACATGGGCGCCGCCCCCGGCAAACGAAACCGTGCTCTCGCAGTATGATTACAGATATGATGAGCTCGGACGCCGGGAATCCGTTGAGAACAGCGGAGCCGCGTTCGCAGAGACCCGACACAATATTTACACCTACAACGACCGGAACGAGCTGACCGGCTCGGTGCGGAAAGAGGGAACCGTGGCAGCGCCCGCCGCAACGGTGGATGCCGAGGGCAGGCTGTACGAATATGATCCCATCGGCAACCGGATTAATTCCGCCGGGGGGACCGACCCGCAGGTGACATACGCCCGGAATGCGGTGAATCAGTACACCGCCCTGACCGGCGGCGTGAGTGCGTCCCCGGCCTATGACGATGACGGCAACATGACCGGCTATGACGGGGCCACGTATACGTGGAATGCCGAAAACCGGCTGATCGCCGCTGAGACAGCGGATAAGAGGATCACGTTCCTGTACGACTACATGGGCCGCCGGGTGCGGAAGCAGGTTTACAGCGGAACGCCGGGCAGTTGGAACGCAGTGCCGGATGAGACCCGCATGTTTGTGTATGACGGGTGGAACCTGATCCGGGAGACGGTCAGCGCCGGAGCCTCGGACGGCGACACGTATTATGTGTGGGGCCTTGACCTGAGCCAAAGCACGCAGGGTGCGGGCGGCATCGGCGGGCTGCTGTGCAGTGTGTCCGGGGGAGAGGTGCGCCAATATACATACGACGCCAACGGCAACGTGGGCCAGCTTGTTAATGAGGACGGCGGGATTGTCGCGCGTTATGAGTATGATCCGTTTGGAAATTTGACGGCCGGTTATGGCGAAGCTGCTGTGGGGAATGCGTTCAGGTTCAGTACGAAGTATTTTGATGGGGAGACGGGTCTGGTTTATTACGGGTTCAGGTATTATTCCAATGAGTTGGGTAGGTGGATCAGTCGTGATCCATTATATACGAACCAAGCTTTCGGTGATATCATTGAATATAAAGAGATTTTTGGATTAGAATCAAACACATATTGTTTTTCAGAGAATAATGGTCTGAATTATACAGATTATCTTGGTATGTATACAATAAATGAAGCTTTAGCCTTGGAATTTCCACAGGAGAGAGTCCTGATATATCCGGATTTCGGTGATTCCAGTTTCCGAGCTAAACAATTAAGGAAACTTTGGTTAAAGAAGTACAATGTAACTCTCAAAAAAGTTTTCGAAATTTGGTTTGAATGGGAGAAAAGAAGAGAAAAATGGTGGATTAATTTACCACCATGTCCCAGAAATCTATGTTTAAATGATGATAAGGCCAGCTGTCCTAATAACCCAGATAAAGAAAAATGGTACGATCCTAAGAAACCAGGGTATGCAGAGCTATATTTACATCCAGATATTTCGTGGAGTATGCGTAGCAAGCCAGATGCAATGGGCCATACCAATCAATGCACTTATGATCAAAATGGGAAGCTTTTTTTAACTCCTCCACAATCTGGGACAGTTGATTGGTTCAGATCAGGTACTTGGACACATTATTATCACGATGTAGAACCAATTTATTTGGCAAATAGTCTTGATGGTGGAAGAGAAATGTCTCTTAGAGCTACGTCACCAAAAATTCTTTCAAAGCCAGGCCCTAATATGTTAAAATATTATGAGGTGAGACCATTACATGCCGAATCAGAATGA
- a CDS encoding nucleotide pyrophosphohydrolase, with protein MEKKLTIENYQKIVDDWIRTVGVRYFSELTNLAQLTEEVGEVARIMSRVYGEQSFKTSDESSDLADELADVLFVVTCIANQTGIDLTEAIRKNLDKKTRRDRERHKNNPRLGDSDSDMA; from the coding sequence ATGGAAAAAAAGCTGACCATTGAAAATTATCAGAAGATCGTTGACGACTGGATTCGCACGGTCGGCGTGCGGTATTTTTCAGAACTGACCAATCTGGCCCAGCTGACGGAGGAGGTGGGCGAGGTCGCCCGGATCATGTCGCGGGTCTACGGCGAGCAGAGCTTCAAGACCTCTGACGAATCCTCTGATCTGGCGGACGAACTGGCCGATGTCCTCTTTGTCGTCACCTGCATCGCCAACCAGACGGGCATCGACCTGACAGAGGCGATTCGCAAAAACCTTGACAAGAAGACCCGGCGCGACCGGGAGCGTCACAAAAACAACCCCCGGCTGGGGGATTCTGATTCTGACATGGCGTGA
- a CDS encoding HTH domain-containing protein — MEEKILEAMKRAEKPLRSGEIAEMIGEEGNTVSKAIARLKKEGKITSPKRCYYAPADV, encoded by the coding sequence ATGGAAGAGAAGATTCTGGAAGCCATGAAAAGGGCGGAAAAGCCCCTGAGGAGCGGTGAAATTGCCGAGATGATCGGTGAGGAAGGCAATACGGTCTCAAAGGCGATCGCCAGACTGAAAAAAGAGGGAAAGATCACCTCCCCCAAACGGTGCTATTACGCCCCTGCGGACGTCTGA
- a CDS encoding B12-binding domain-containing radical SAM protein, translated as MNILLVYPGCLEARLHEEDAGVVPIGLYYIGALLKENGYRAEVLNGHGPDGSPDRIRQTLTAFQPDVIGFSIFNANRWGGIEMARMAKDLNPDVKTVFGGVAATFLWDHFLTHFDAIDFTVMGEGEYAFLELVRCIERGDDVASVRGIGFRRGDDIVKTEPAMAIADLDQLPNPARYFTYQHLALTRGCPGKCTFCGSPRFWGPKVRFHSADYFVDQMEMLRDRGVRFFYVSDDTFTLRKDLVMEICQKILERGLNITWAAISRADCVDGEILDRIRRAGCVQISYGVESGSEKMRRFLNKRLSADRIRTAFDLTAQYGIMARAYFIYGCPGETPETIGETIALIREIRPLSAIFYILDVFPGTALYDEFQKRFHVSDDIWLSKIEDILWFEYDPDLDRETILAFGKRLRTAFYESLPGFAASVELKDAPELAPLHADFLSRLAMTFTHGDYAQNDAIPDKEKTGEILCRRALAYHPDHRAFWGLGMLMQQRRQSDAAVRILEQGLVHYPDSEDLNLCMAVSLMNLGRFEQALTYLLRFRDSRQMAYYIIQCYRALGDAENEAAFARRFQGM; from the coding sequence TTGAACATACTGCTCGTTTATCCCGGCTGTCTTGAGGCGCGCCTGCATGAGGAGGACGCCGGTGTCGTCCCCATCGGGCTTTACTACATCGGCGCATTGCTGAAGGAAAACGGCTATAGGGCTGAGGTGCTGAACGGCCACGGCCCGGACGGCTCGCCGGATCGGATTCGGCAGACCCTGACCGCATTTCAGCCGGACGTGATCGGCTTTTCCATCTTCAACGCCAACCGCTGGGGCGGGATTGAGATGGCCCGCATGGCAAAGGATCTCAATCCCGACGTGAAAACCGTGTTCGGCGGGGTTGCGGCCACCTTTCTGTGGGACCATTTTCTGACCCATTTCGACGCCATCGACTTCACGGTCATGGGGGAGGGCGAATACGCCTTTCTGGAGCTGGTGCGCTGCATTGAGCGCGGGGACGATGTCGCATCGGTGCGGGGAATCGGATTCCGGCGAGGCGATGACATCGTAAAAACCGAACCGGCAATGGCCATAGCGGATCTGGATCAGTTGCCCAACCCGGCCCGGTATTTTACGTATCAGCACCTGGCCCTGACGCGGGGCTGTCCGGGAAAATGCACCTTTTGCGGCTCCCCCCGGTTCTGGGGGCCGAAGGTCCGGTTTCATTCGGCGGACTACTTTGTGGATCAGATGGAGATGCTCCGGGACCGGGGCGTCCGTTTCTTTTACGTTTCGGACGACACCTTCACGCTCAGAAAAGATCTGGTGATGGAGATCTGCCAAAAGATTCTGGAGCGGGGGCTGAACATCACCTGGGCAGCCATCTCACGGGCGGACTGTGTGGACGGGGAGATTCTGGACCGGATACGGCGGGCCGGGTGCGTGCAGATCAGCTACGGCGTGGAGAGCGGTTCCGAAAAGATGCGCCGTTTTCTGAACAAGCGCCTCTCTGCCGACCGGATCAGAACCGCCTTTGACCTGACCGCACAATACGGCATCATGGCCCGCGCCTATTTTATTTACGGCTGTCCGGGCGAAACCCCGGAGACCATTGGGGAGACCATTGCGCTGATCCGCGAGATCCGGCCCCTGAGTGCCATTTTCTACATTCTGGACGTCTTTCCGGGGACGGCGCTGTACGATGAGTTTCAGAAGCGGTTTCACGTCAGTGACGATATCTGGCTCAGCAAAATCGAGGATATCCTCTGGTTTGAATATGACCCGGACCTGGACCGTGAAACGATTCTTGCGTTTGGCAAACGGCTGCGGACCGCCTTTTACGAAAGCCTTCCCGGATTTGCCGCCTCGGTTGAGCTGAAAGACGCCCCGGAACTCGCCCCGCTTCACGCCGACTTTCTCTCCAGACTGGCCATGACCTTCACCCACGGCGACTACGCGCAAAACGACGCCATTCCGGATAAGGAGAAAACAGGGGAAATCCTCTGCCGCCGTGCGCTGGCGTATCACCCGGATCACCGCGCTTTCTGGGGGCTGGGAATGCTGATGCAGCAGCGCCGGCAGTCTGACGCGGCGGTCCGCATCCTGGAACAGGGGCTTGTCCATTACCCGGACAGCGAAGACCTGAACCTCTGCATGGCCGTCAGCCTGATGAATCTGGGAAGATTTGAACAGGCGCTGACCTATCTGCTGCGGTTCCGGGATTCCCGGCAGATGGCCTACTACATCATCCAGTGTTACCGGGCGCTGGGCGATGCGGAGAACGAGGCCGCCTTTGCCCGGCGGTTTCAGGGGATGTGA
- a CDS encoding PAS domain-containing hybrid sensor histidine kinase/response regulator codes for MRLTPLKITLIYLISGGLWILFSDTFIGSLVRDVETLSRLQSYKGGFYILVTGGMLYALIRRFVSQIRAQEKTVREHLRFMNTLQDTIPSPVFYKDAKGRYQGCNISFARQIMGVSKREIIGRTVYDFPDAIPGELADIYHEKDLAILENPGVLSHENRVLCADGQYRTYFFTKAPFSDDAGKIAGIVGVMIDISERKQAETDLKQSHALLMSLINSIRDLIFYKDKKGVYMGCNDAFTQFAGAERERIIGSTDLDLFPQELAVLFQKQDRLMLASGAPLSNEEWIVYPDGRRVLVETLKTPYYGPDGELIGLIGVSRDITARKQADEEKRRFENQLSQARKMESLGTLAGGIAHDFNNILSAIIGYTEITLADISGPSHAKENLKKVLQAGERARALVQQILAFSRQSEADLKPVRMRDIVTEVLRLLRASLPSTIEIQEDIRSDGEIMADPTQIHQVMMNLCTNAAHAMSESGGKLGVTLTNVLPDEHFADSPPGHYLRLTVSDTGHGIPRTVMERIFDPFFTTKKKGEGTGMGLAVVHGIVKGYGGTITAYSEPGSGATFDVFIPALTGKAAGDDDRAPLLLRGNERILFVDDEPYQVDMARQMLTFLGYHAEAMTDSTEALERIRMAPDDFDLIITDMTMPRMTGDVLASRILAIRPDMPVILCTGYNERITDEKARDLGVRAFILKPISMRELAQVIRKAFE; via the coding sequence ATGCGTCTGACACCACTGAAAATCACCCTTATCTATCTGATCTCCGGCGGGTTGTGGATTCTGTTTTCGGATACGTTTATTGGAAGCCTCGTCCGGGATGTGGAAACCCTGAGCCGTCTTCAGAGTTATAAGGGCGGATTTTATATCCTCGTTACCGGGGGGATGCTCTATGCCCTTATCCGCCGTTTTGTTTCGCAGATCCGGGCACAGGAAAAGACGGTTCGGGAACATCTCCGCTTTATGAACACCCTTCAGGATACCATCCCCAGTCCGGTTTTTTATAAAGATGCCAAGGGGCGTTACCAGGGGTGTAACATCAGCTTTGCCCGGCAGATTATGGGGGTTTCCAAAAGGGAGATTATCGGCAGGACCGTTTATGATTTCCCGGATGCCATTCCCGGAGAACTGGCCGATATTTACCATGAAAAGGATCTGGCGATTCTTGAGAATCCGGGGGTTCTGAGCCATGAAAACCGGGTTCTGTGCGCGGATGGGCAATACCGGACCTATTTTTTTACCAAGGCTCCTTTTTCTGATGATGCCGGAAAAATCGCCGGTATTGTCGGCGTGATGATAGATATTTCGGAACGAAAACAGGCCGAGACCGATCTGAAACAATCCCATGCGCTGCTGATGAGCCTGATTAATTCCATCCGTGATCTGATTTTTTATAAGGACAAAAAGGGCGTCTATATGGGGTGCAACGATGCATTTACCCAATTTGCAGGTGCGGAACGGGAGAGGATTATCGGCAGCACAGACCTCGATCTGTTTCCGCAGGAACTGGCAGTTCTTTTTCAAAAACAGGACCGGCTGATGCTGGCTTCGGGAGCCCCTCTGAGCAACGAGGAATGGATAGTCTATCCGGACGGCAGGCGGGTTCTGGTGGAAACCCTGAAGACACCCTACTACGGACCGGACGGCGAACTGATCGGCCTGATCGGGGTCAGCCGGGATATCACAGCCCGGAAACAGGCGGACGAGGAGAAAAGACGGTTTGAAAACCAGCTCAGCCAGGCCCGGAAGATGGAATCCCTGGGCACTCTGGCCGGTGGCATTGCCCATGATTTCAACAATATCCTGTCTGCCATTATCGGCTATACGGAAATCACACTGGCGGATATTTCCGGCCCTTCCCACGCAAAGGAGAATTTGAAAAAAGTGTTGCAGGCCGGAGAGCGGGCCAGGGCCCTGGTGCAGCAGATCCTCGCCTTCAGCCGTCAGAGCGAAGCCGATCTGAAGCCGGTCCGGATGCGCGATATCGTGACGGAGGTTCTCAGACTGCTCAGGGCCTCCCTGCCCTCCACCATTGAGATCCAAGAGGATATCCGCTCCGACGGCGAGATTATGGCGGACCCGACCCAGATCCACCAGGTGATGATGAACCTGTGTACCAATGCGGCCCACGCCATGTCGGAAAGCGGGGGAAAGCTGGGCGTCACACTGACGAATGTCCTCCCGGATGAACATTTTGCAGATTCGCCGCCGGGTCATTACCTCCGGCTGACTGTAAGCGATACCGGGCATGGCATTCCCCGCACCGTCATGGAACGTATCTTTGACCCCTTTTTTACGACAAAGAAAAAAGGAGAGGGGACCGGAATGGGACTTGCCGTGGTTCACGGCATTGTCAAAGGATATGGCGGAACCATTACGGCATATTCCGAGCCCGGAAGCGGGGCGACGTTTGACGTCTTTATCCCCGCCCTCACAGGGAAGGCTGCCGGAGATGATGACAGGGCCCCTCTGCTGCTGCGGGGAAACGAACGGATTCTGTTTGTTGACGATGAACCGTATCAGGTTGATATGGCCCGGCAGATGCTGACATTTCTGGGGTATCATGCGGAGGCGATGACGGACAGCACCGAAGCGCTGGAACGGATTCGGATGGCCCCGGATGATTTTGATCTGATCATCACCGATATGACCATGCCCCGCATGACCGGGGATGTGCTGGCGTCACGTATCCTGGCCATCCGCCCGGATATGCCTGTCATCCTGTGTACCGGATACAATGAGCGGATCACAGATGAAAAGGCCAGAGATCTGGGCGTCAGGGCGTTTATTCTCAAACCCATTTCAATGAGGGAACTCGCACAGGTCATTCGGAAGGCGTTTGAATGA